AAAAATCCACTCAGTTGGGCAAGCCGATGGCACCCTCGTCTCCGCGCAAGTCGACGTGATCCGCTCGCCCTCCAAGAATCAGCAGACAGTAGCCCGTGCGTTGGAGCTCCAGTCCCAAGTCACCGTCAACTCAGATGGATCCGCTGCTCCCGCTTTGCTCTGGCTCGATTTTTGGCGCGCTTGTGCCAGCAAGTACCTGCTGTGTGCCAACGGCCACGCGCCATCCAGCTGGCCTTCCCCTATCCACATGCCGTCCGGCCCTACAACCTCGCCCGCGCCGGGACACGACGCTCGCACCGGCTAcctccccgcgccggccgctTCGGCCACACTGGTCGTCCGCCCGCGCCAGGCCGCATTGCTCGCGCTGGGTGCCCGTTTCAAGTTGCCGAGACAGAGAGATTGAGAGCTGCCGCGTTGCTCGCACCTCCGAGAGAGATTTCGAGACGGCAAGAGGAGGAATGAGACGCGTGAGTTCTGAGGGAGAGAGTGATTCCGAGGAGATAAGGTTGAggtgtttttcttttatttttattttttagaatttGGATTTTTTAATCATATACTGCATATATAGATGTATGCATGAGACGAGGTATGTAGCACACGAGGTATATAGAAATGGTGTTCGCAGTTGATCATAAAGTGCATGTAAAGCATTAAACTGCTAAATAGACAGTTGTTGTCTATGGGTTAGGGCAAGTACAATGGTTAGGATACCATACCCAGACGATAGAATAGACAACATATACAATGGTTTGTCTGGCTGGCTGTCTGCAAATTATTTAATACACGGCTAGGCATAAGAAATGTGGTAATCAAATATATGAAATGGATCTTTGTGTGTTGGTTTGTGACATACATGAAAGAATCAATTGTGGATGCAAATAAATTACATGGATATTTTTAAGAGATGATAGtatatttatatgcaaataAATCACATGCAAATAAATCATTTGTGCCCCATAGAATGTTGTATATTCATATCAATAAATAGAATATATGATAGTATTTGAATATAGTTGAATTACACCATAAGAACTAATTTTCCTTATTATTGATGGAAGGCTGAAATTTCATAAAAACTTAGAAAGTTTCCAAGTGTTATAATTGCAGTGATATGAGGCCATGTTTGGACTTGAGTTTTGATGAAATTTTCATCGAGCTAATTAAGGATTCTGGGACAAATTAAAAGCCCTATCTATGGTGAACATAATCTAGTACTTGTGGATCCAGGAGGTTGGCATTTGGATATTTAAATTGGTCACTCAAGTTGGATCAAAATCACTTAAACACATAGTCTGACGAACTGACGGaactgaatcgaatttccataTTTTTGCTCAATGTTCAGCGCCACATATCAACCAACTAGTATACAACTTTGGTTGTTGGAGGTTTCAAAGTTTGAATTCGAAATTCAGAGATAAGGAAGGAAGAAGAGGTCGGGCTTGAGTGGGAGAAAGGCAGAAGCAGGTCGGTTAGTGCCGTGAGGCACTGCCTCACCGCTGGCATGGGCGCCATGGGAGGAGGCTGCCACCCGTCGAGCTCCGGCCGGGGAAGGagaagtgaaggccctagcatCAAATTCACGGGCCACTTTGTGCTAAACCGACGCCACCACTAGGAAGTCTCCCTCCTCCTGCCCCCCCTCcggctccccctcctccccctgcCGGCCACCTCCGCCATCGCGCCGGCCCCCACGGCCGGCGTGCCGGCACCCCCCCGCCCCCCACTCCCGTCACCACGCCGACCGCCATGGTCGCCATGCCGACACTCCCTGCTCCCTCCCGCCCACCTCCCACTAAACTGctcgcccccaccgccggccggtCCCCGCCACCCTCCCGCCACCCGACCTCCCATCCTCCGCCTCCTGCTACCCTCCCCCGCCGCTGGCGGTGCCGTTGGCGTCGCCTCCCTCTGCTCCCCAGCCCACTCCCTGGGCTTCTCCCCTCCCGCCGCACCCCCCCGTCCCCAACCATGTTAGTCGTCCTCCCCCCTCTGCTCTCTGGGGCCCTGGCTCCCTCTTCCTGGACTCCTGCCTCACCAATTTCCGCTGCCCCATCGTCACCCCCCTCGCTCCGTGCCTCTCCTCGCGATGGCCGTCCGTCTGGGTCGCACTGCTCCCTCCCGCGCGGTCTTGCCGGTGTCGCAAGCTCGCCGCCTTGCTCACTCTTTGGTTCAGCTTGCCGGAGGACCCCTTTGTTGTCTCCTTCCACGCCAAGGGTGTCTTCTCTGCAGCTGTGGCCAGCTCGGCCGTTGCCACCAAGCTCCTCCGCCTCGGCGGCTTTGCCGCCGATggcctctccttctccttcgcctCGTCTGCTGCTGCGGTTGGGCTtctggttggtgggccccctctcggctccaccacctcccccgCCTCCCCCGCGTGCGGCGCCGTGCCCGTACCGGATTTTCAAACTGTTGCATGCGCCGCTGTGCCGGGTGACGTGGCTGGTCACCCCCCTCCTCCTGCCAACCTACACCCACCATCGAGTACCCCTGCTCCGCTCCTTCTTGTCGCAGTTAATGCAACTTCGACCTCCCTGGCCGGCGCCTCTCCCACGTCGTCTGCCCGCTGCGTCTCCAGGGCTGGCGCCCCCCCTGCACCCCGCCGTGTGCTCCTCGGGCAGCCGCTCTGGCGCCCTCGATTTGCCTGGACGTCCCATCGCTGGCTGCCCTTGCCGCCCTGCCATTCATGCCACCGCCTGCGCACTCCTTTGCCGAGGCAGTGCGCTCCCCCCCGCTCCTCtgcctcgccacgccacccgATGCCGCTCCCCCCTGCCCACTCCCGACGCGCGTTCGCCCATAAAATGCTGCTTCCGGTGTCTCGTCCGGGATCACCTCGCCTCTGATTGCCGCGACCCCCTTCGCTGCCACGGTTGTGGGTGCACCGGTCACCGCCTCCCCCACTGTCCCTCCCGCCACCGCCCATCTCCACCGCTCCGCCTCCATGCCTGGCTTCCCCCTCTGCGCTGGAGGCTGGTCCCCGCCCCGGCCTGCCACCCCCTTCCCGCGTGGGGTTGCCGCCGAGCTGGCCCCCGGCTCGGGCTCCTCAACCGCCCCCGAGATGGCCGACTCTTCAGCACCGATGGCGGTCTCCCCCTCGTCCCCTCCGCGGCTCATCTCGCTCCAGCCTGTGAGTCTGACCTACGTGCCGGTCTCCCAAGCCTGGGCCCTTGTGATGCCTGACCTCCCCACCGCTCCCTCCCCCGCTGGGCTTCTGgctcccgccccctcctccctactGGGGGAGTCCTCTGCTGTGGCCACCCCGGCTGGCATCCCAGTGCGTGGTTCGCCCCGGAGCTCACTCTCTAGCCCCCCGCCCTCTCCCGCTGTGGGTGGGCCTCCCGCTCCTCCCCCCTGGTGATCGACTTCGAGGACCTATAGCCTCACCGGGAGCCGTCCAAGGAGGTCTTCGTGCCGCGCGTCGACTGGCGCGACTTCGACTCCTACGTGTTCGCCTTCGTCGAGCCTCCTGCGGCCAACCCTGGGCTTGTTCTGCGTCGTGTGCTCCTGCACGGCGATCGCCGCCACCACTCCATCGTGCCGGCGTCCACCGGCGCCGGCGTTGTGGTCTTCGCTACCCCCGCGGACTGTGATGCGGCTATTGATGGCGAGCCCGTGCATGAGATGGAGTACACTATCCGCTTCTCGCGCCTCGACGACGCCCCCAACCGCTTCCAGTTCGAGCACTCCGGGTATGTCTCTCTGGCTCTTGAGGACTACCCCATTGAGCACTGGAACCGCGAGCATGTCCAGGTCGCCATGGGGATCATGGCGAACCCCCTGCGCATCACCCAAGCTGCCATCGCCGGCGCCGACTACACCGCCGTCCTCATCACGGCCCACTACGAGAGCTACCTCGACATCCCCCGCACCCTCCTGCTCAAGAACAACGATGGCCTGGGGTGCCACACCGAGGTCCGCCGCATCCGCCGCTAGAGTgatgggggcgacaccccctcGCCCCCCGACTCTCCTCCTGGTGCTGGTGGCGTGCCGCGCGGCGGGTCTTCCGCTATGAGCACTTCTGGGCTTCCAGCATGGAGTTCAGTTCCCTGGTAGAGGACGTCTGGCTGCGGCCACAGAATGCCGTCGGCTCTCCCGCCCAACGTCTGGTGCACCGCCTGCGTTGGGTCCGTGCCGAGTGCAAGAAGTGGGCGCATTCCCGTCGTCTCCCCGCTGAAATCGTTGCCAATTGCAGGACCACCTTGGAGCTCCTTGACCTCCTCGAGGAGGAATGCGCCCTCCCGGCACCCGAGCTTCTTCTTCGCCGCCTGGTTGAACTCCGGCTCTCCATTGCCAATAGGGACCTGGCGGCCTACTGGAGGCAATGCTACGACGTGCGCTCCTTCACTCTCGGGGACGACAACATCAAATTCTTCCATGCTTCGGCCTCCGCCCGTCTCCGGTGCAACCAGATCGCCGTGCTGCACGATTCCAGTGGTGCGCCGGTCTATACACATAGAAACAAGGAACACCTCCTCCACGAAGCCTACTCCTCCCTCCTTGGCACCGCCACGGACACCACCTGGAGCCCCGACCTCGACCGCCTCCTGCCGCCCGTCACCGGCCTCTCCAACCTCGAATCAGCCTTCACCATCGAGGAAGCCAAAAACGCCCTGTGGAAGATGCGCAACTCCAGTAGCCCTGGCCCCGACGGCTTCGGGTCTGTGTTCTACAAGTCCTTCTGGCCCCTCGTCTCTGATTCCGTCACCGGCTTCCTCGACAGCTTCCATAACGGTCAGGCCGACCTTGACGGGATCAACAGGAACTTTGTGGTGCTGCTGCCAAAGAAGGACGATGCCGTCACGCCCTCGAATTTCTGCCCCATCAGCCTCCAGAACTGCGGCATCAAGATTGGATCCAAGATCCTAACCTCGAGACTCCAACCACGCATCGTTGACCTGGTCTCCGACCTACAATCTGGATTCATCAAGGGCTGGAACATCGCGGACAGCTTCCTGCTCGCCACCGAGCTTGTCCAATGCTGCCGCCTGCGGCGCGCCCCAACCAACGCGCTCAAGCTTGACTTCCGCAAGGCCTTCGACTCTGTGAGCTGGGCGGCGCTCAACAACGTTCTCCGCGCCTGCGGCTTTGGCGAACGCTGGCGCTCTTGGGTCCAATCCCTCTTGTCCACTGGTAAGAGCTCCATCCTGCTCAACGGTGTCCCGGGTCCTTGGATCTACTGTAGGCAGGGTGTCCGCCAAGGCGACCCCCTGAGCCCTTACCTCTTCTTGCTTGTCGCCGACCTCCTCCACAAACTCATCACCGATCCTGACTGTGACACCCCCCTGCTCCACCCCCTCGCCGACGACCTCCCCTGCCCTGTCGTGCAGTACGCCGACGACACCCTCATCCTCCTACATGCAGAGCTCCCCCAAATTCAACGCCTCAAGCACATCCTCGCCCGCTTCTCTGCGGCCACTGGCCTCCAcataaactaccataaaagcaCGTTTGTCCCCATCGTCGTTGATGATGCCACTGCCTCACTTCTGGCCACAGAGCTTGGCTGCCCCATGTCCTCCTTTCCCTAGAGCTACCTGGGACTCCCACTCTCGGACGTCAAGCTTTCTGTGGCCGTCCTTAGTTCACTTGCCATCAAGGTGGAACGCTGCATCCCCGGTTGGCGCACCTCCTTCCTCTCTGCTGCCAGCCGCCTCACCCTGATGAACTCCGTCCTGACCGCCAAACCCGCCTACGCCATGGCTGTTCTCCTGCTGCCGGCGGCCACCCTCGACCTCATCGACAAGCCCCGTAAAGGCATGCTCTATAAAGGCGCCACAAAAGCTACCGGCGGTGACTGTCTTCTCGCTTGGGAGACAGTCTGCCTCCCCAAGGAAGACGACGGCCTCGGCGTCAAAGACCTTGCTACGCAAAACAAAAGCCTCCTCCTGAAGAACCTGCACAAACTCTACTCCGGCGACCCCAACCCTTGGGCCGCTTGGATCCGCTACTAGAACTGGGGCGAATGCGCCTCCGGCGACTCTCCTTGTTGGCGCGCCATGCAGTCGCTCCTCCCCCTCTACAGGAGCATGACATCCGTCGTCCTCACCGATGGCGCATCCACCTCCTTCTGGCATGACTCCTGGTCGTCCGCCGGTGTGCTCAGGGACTCCCTCCCGGTGCTCTTCTCTCACTGCCTGGATACATCCGTCAGCGTCAAGACCGCGGTGGCCCTTGGTGCTCGCGGCCTCGCCTGGCCTCCGCGACTCTCCTCTGCGGCCAACCACGAGCTCGCCCTCCTGGAGCCCGCGCTCGCCACGGTGCCACTCTCCCCCGGGTATGACCTCCGCTTCATCacgacctcgccctcgtcgTCATTCCACACTAGCCTCGTCTATGAAACAATCCGTGCCGCGCCCACGGCTCCGCCCTCGCCTCTCGCCGACGTCAACTGGCACAACTTTGCTCTGGCCAAAGTCCAGTTCGCCTTCTGGCTCCTGCGCCTGGGAAGGACAAGGACGCGGGAACGCCTGTATCGCCATGGTTGCCTTGACACCGACATCTGTCCATTCTACCCTGGAGTTGAGGATGTTGTGCACCTCTTTGTGACATGCCCCCGCCTCCGCGGTCTCTGGGACCGGTTCTTCCCCGATGCCATCGCTTCAACCGACGTGCTCTCCATCCACTCCTCTCTCGCTTCTACTGCAGGTTTGGATGAGCCCTCCACCAACACCACGTTGCTTCTCACCTTATGGTGCGTCTGGAAAGCCAGGAACCGTATGGTCTTCGACAACATAACCCTTGGCGTGGACGGCATCATCGCGTCGATGCGTGCGCACCTCCGGCTCTGGGTCTTTCGTGCTCCCCGCCGAGTCGACTCGTCCCAACTCTTGCTCTGGTGTAACTCCCTTAGCAATGTAACATAAACCCTAGTAGCGAaccctctccctccccccttTTGTATCTCATCACTGGAGCCCCGTGCTTGCTCCAAAAATACAAGTGGCCGCTTGTAAACTTTGCTGCCTTGGCAGCTCCAGATTGAAATCAAGTTCAGGTGGGcatcttgcccccccccccccccgattgaAATCAAGTTCAGGTGGGCATCTTGCCCCCCATTGGTTCgtcgaaaaaaaaactttgtgcTAAACCGCCGCTCGCCGGTGTCGCCTagcaccgccgtccgccataGTCGCTGTCCGCTATAGTCCAGTCGAGCCACTTTGTGCTAAATCGCCGCTCGCTGCCGTCGTCCGCCATAGCTGTTGTCCGTTATAGTCCAGTCACGACTGCGCGCGCGGGAAATCGCTCGAGAGCACGGGATCGAGCTGGGCCAGCACCGAGTCGCCAGCGTGCCATACAACGGCGGACGAGCCGTCGATTTGCGCTCGGGCAACGAGCCCGTGCCGTCGTCTCGCGAGACGACGGCAACGAGCGGTTCCGCAATAAATATGCTTCGGGGAAGGAAATAAACCACTCGTAGACGAGTCATTTATTCCTGTTGTATATGCCTAGAGGAGTTGTCTATGTTACAAATTTTCAAAACTTGCAGACAACAACTGTATGTGGGTTGGAGATGTCTTAAATGTCATAGAATGTTTAGgacgtgtttagttcgcgaaatttttcgagtttggctgctgtagcacttttatttttatttattaattagtgtccaatcatgaactaattaggctcaaaagatttatctcatCATTTTCAactaaattgtgtaattagttatttttaaactatatttaatgctcatgTATCtatccaaaaattcgatgtggcgaaaaattttaaaattttttggaaactaaacatgaCCTTATTGACCTGCCGCTCCGCCCACGGGGGCCGCCTGATTGGTTGGGTTGCCGATCGGCCTGGCCACAGCATCGTTCTGCCTACTCCTTGCCGTCCGATTGCTATATGGATCGATGTCCGTCGTAGAATCCACACACGACGGTGCATAATCGGGCCGTGATCTTCACCCCGCGTTTCAAATCTCTCCTCCTCTAATCACGCTAGCAGAATTGGGCCTGTGCTGCGCGATCCGGCCTGTACTTCCAAGTTCCAACCCAACCCACTCCTCCGCCGACGGGTTCGTGAGTTTGTTTAGGTCATGTCTCCTCGCCCTTCCCTCTCCTTCCAGCGCCGCCAGGGTCGCGATACTGCCGACGGGTGCGGCGGGCGAACATGGCCCTCCCGCTGTGCGGCGATCACCATGGCGCTCCTGCTGTCGATCATCCTCctcgttgccgccgccggcactcCTGGGTTCGCATGGTACGGGGCATCAGCGGAGGACGACGTGGCTGACGTGGTGGAGACGGTCCGTCCGCCGCTGTCCCtggagcacgcggcggcggccgccctgGACGTGGCCAACTTCTCCGCACGCGTGCTCCGCCACATCGCCTCCGGCGACAGCTCCCGCTCCAACCTGGCCGTCTCCCCGCTCTCCCTCCACGCGGCGCTGACGCTCctcggcgcgggcgcgcggggcgccACGCTCGACCAGATCGTCGCCTTCCTCGGCTCCGCCGGCGgccccgcccacgccgcgctcgCGTCGCACGTCGCGCTGCACGTGCTCGCTGCCGACAGcgccggcggaggtggcgggccGGCGGTGCGGTTCGCCAACAGCGTCTGGGTTGACGAGGCGCTGCGGCTCAAGGACGCCTACGCCCGCGTCGCCGTCGAGCACCACCGCGCCGAGGTGCGCCCGGCACCCTTCAAATCCAGGGTAAGCTCTCACCCAGCAATTCCTGGCGCCACTGAACGATCGCCTTGGAAATTCTCTCTCATCCCTCACAATCGTCTGGTTTATTGGTCCAGCCGGAGGACGCGAGGCTCCAGATCAACGAGTGGATCGAGAACGCGACGGCCGGCCGGATCAAGGGCCTCCTTCCCTCAGGCTCCATCCACGAGGCCACGCCAGCTGTCCTCGCCAATGCGCTCTACTTCAAGGGCGCCTGGGAGCGCAAGTTCGACGCCTCGCTCACGCGAGACGGCGCCTTCTACCTGGCCACCGGCGGCCACGTCCGCGTCCCGTTCATGTCGAGCACCGGCAAGCAGTACATCTCCGCCCGGCCCGGCTACAAGGTCCTGAGGCTCCCCTACGCGCGTGGCCGCGAGGACCGGGCGTTCTCCATGTACATCTACCTCCCTGACGCGCAAGACGGCCTGCCGAGCCTGCTGCAGAAGCTGGGTTCCGACCCGGCGGCGTTGCTCGAGAGCTCGGAGACTCTGACGGACAAGGTCCCCGTAAGCGAGTTCATGGTGCCCAAGTTCACCATGTCGTCCAAGACCGATGCCAAGGCGACGCTGCGGGACCTCGGGCTGACCCTGCCGTTCGACCCCGTCCTCGCCGACTTCGGCGACATGCTGGAGGCGGCGCTCCACGTGTCGGAGGTCTACCACGAGTGCTTCATCGAGGTGAACGAGGAGGGGAccgaggccgccgcggccaccgccgccgtcatgTGCTATACCAGCGCGCTCCCGCCTCCGCCGGAGGACTTCGTCGCCGACCACCCGTTCGTGTTCCTGATCCGGGAGGAGTTCAGCGTCGTGGTGGTTTTCGCCGGGCAAGTGACCAACCCTTCGGTTTCGCTCTAAATTACGATTTGGAAAATGACACCATGAATGGTCAATCCTTGCGTGTTCACTCTTGCAATTTTGTAATTGGGTTGTCCATGCTTCTGAGATGCTGTATGAAAATGTAACCGGTTGGACTCCTTTTGAAATCTGTGTTGAGCATTTGTGGATTGAACTTTGCTAGTCCAGATAAAATGTAACCGGTTGGACCTTTTTGAAATCTGTGTCGAGCATTTGTGGATTCAACTTTGCTAGTCCAGATAAAAAGTGTAGCAACAAGATTAACTTGTACCGGACATTCCTGTCCTCTAAAACATGGACGTCTTCGATAAATGCTCAGGTCTCAAAGTAAACTTAAGTAAAACTGAAATCTTCCCCATCAGATGCAGCGACGATTTAATTTCCGAAGCACTTATCAACTTCCCTGGAAAGTTCTGCAGCTTCCCCGGAAAGTACCTAGGGGTCCCTCTTCACACACGCAAACTCAGAAGGGTGGATGTACAGCTTACCTAGGGGTCCCTCTTCACACACGCAAACTCAGAAGGGTGGATGTACAACCTTTGCTAGACAAAATCGGCGGGCGATTGGCGGGATGGAAAGGGAAGATGCTGTCATCATCAGGTCGGGAGACCTTGGTCAAATGTGTTTTAACCTCGCAGCCTATATACCACCTCACAGTCTTTCCAACTCAAAAGTGGCTCATCAAGCAAATTGACCGCATGAGGAGAAATTTCCTTTGGAAGGGAGAGGAACCCGAGAAGGTGTGTGGTGGACATTGTTTGATAAATTGGCCAACTGTATGCACTCCAAAGGAGTTGGGAGGCCTAGGGATTCTCGATCTTGAGCGGCTAGCAAGAGCTCTTAGACTTCGATGGTGCTGGTTCCGATGGAAGCACGATAGTAGACCGTGGGTTGGTCTTGACATCCCTTGTGATAAGAGTGATCGAGACCTGTTCAATGCATCAACAATAGTCACAGTGGGCAAAGGAAATAAGGCTAGTTTCTGGCATTCAAGTTGGGTTAACGGAGCGGCGCCAAAAAATTTGGCACCAAGTTTTAGAAAATCGAGGAAGAATTTTACTGTTCAACAAGCTTTGAACAATAATTATTGGATTCATCAGGTATGCCCCTTGCATACGAGTGCCGAGTTTAGGGAGTATGCAAGTCTGTGGGAACAAATCAGTTTAATTGACTGCAATCTAGATATGAATGATGAGATTATTTGGAGATGGACGTCAGATGGGAATTATACAACTAAGAGTGCATATCGCATCCAGTTTGTTGGGCACGCAAGAAGACAATCCATTACCCCTATTTGGAAGACAAAGGCGGAACCAAAATGTAAATTCTTTGCATGGATTCTGCTGCATACAAACATATTAATAGCAAACAACTTGGAAAAAAGAAGATGGCCCCATGACCCTTTGCGCAAACTTTGCAACACAACACCAGAGACACCAAAACATCTTTGTAAAGACTGCCCGTTCACATGTACAGTTTGGGTTCAGCTGGTTAATTGGCTAAATTTGCTCCAACTACCAACCAATGGTTCTGTGAGCTCTATCTACAGATGGTGGAAGAAATGTCGAGCGATGGTCGTGAAAGAGAGTAAATCCTTTTTTGACAGACTCATTATTTATTTCTGGTGGAACATTTGGAAGGAGCGCAACAGACGAACGTTCAGGCAGGAACAAAAGATCGTGACAGAGATTACTTATCTAATCAAGGAAGATGTCCTACAGTATCAACAGGCGGTAGAAGTAGTCAACGGATTCATCCCAACCTCTTAGTGGTTTTCTTTTTCATTAGTTTTTGCTGTTTTTCTCCAAGTGGTGCGTGGTgtgtctgtttttttttttttgcgtggcGTCTGTTTCGAGTGGGGGTGT
This portion of the Panicum virgatum strain AP13 chromosome 2N, P.virgatum_v5, whole genome shotgun sequence genome encodes:
- the LOC120662836 gene encoding uncharacterized protein LOC120662836, translating into MQSLLPLYRSMTSVVLTDGASTSFWHDSWSSAGVLRDSLPVLFSHCLDTSVSVKTAVALGARGLAWPPRLSSAANHELALLEPALATVPLSPGYDLRFITTSPSSSFHTSLVYETIRAAPTAPPSPLADVNWHNFALAKVQFAFWLLRLGRTRTRERLYRHGCLDTDICPFYPGVEDVVHLFVTCPRLRGLWDRFFPDAIASTDVLSIHSSLASTAGLDEPSTNTTLLLTLWCVWKARNRMVFDNITLGVDGIIASMRAHLRLWVFRAPRRVDSSQLLLWCNSLSNVT
- the LOC120661469 gene encoding serpin-Z1-like; amino-acid sequence: MSPRPSLSFQRRQGRDTADGCGGRTWPSRCAAITMALLLSIILLVAAAGTPGFAWYGASAEDDVADVVETVRPPLSLEHAAAAALDVANFSARVLRHIASGDSSRSNLAVSPLSLHAALTLLGAGARGATLDQIVAFLGSAGGPAHAALASHVALHVLAADSAGGGGGPAVRFANSVWVDEALRLKDAYARVAVEHHRAEVRPAPFKSRPEDARLQINEWIENATAGRIKGLLPSGSIHEATPAVLANALYFKGAWERKFDASLTRDGAFYLATGGHVRVPFMSSTGKQYISARPGYKVLRLPYARGREDRAFSMYIYLPDAQDGLPSLLQKLGSDPAALLESSETLTDKVPVSEFMVPKFTMSSKTDAKATLRDLGLTLPFDPVLADFGDMLEAALHVSEVYHECFIEVNEEGTEAAAATAAVMCYTSALPPPPEDFVADHPFVFLIREEFSVVVVFAGQVTNPSVSL